Sequence from the Klebsiella electrica genome:
ATAAAATGGACAAATCAATCGTCAAAGGGAAAATTTACGCCTTTCATTCTGAGCTAATGCAACCATATGGCAAAGGGCTGAAAATTGTTGATGGCATTGCGGGAGACACAGTCTCCGTTGATCCCGAAGAGACTGCAATTAACGGCTCTATGGTCGGTGAGGGACTGGCATTAGCAGCAGAATCTGGCCATACCGAACAGGAGCTAACGCGTAGTGGTGTCGTACCGAATGGTCGCCTGTGGATGATGGGGCGCACCAGATACAGTTTTGATTCCAGGTACTGGGGATCATTAGACGAGTCACAAATTATAGGCCGAGCGTATCCATTATGGTAAAAAAAACACCTTTTCGACTTTCGATATTGGCATTTGTAACCGCTGTTGTTTTCACTCCAGTCTGGGCCGAAAACACTGGTATCTATTTAAGTGATCTGCCGTCAAGACCGGTATCCAACTTAGATAATATTCCGACAAGACCGGCTAATAACTACTCAGTCACTGACATTCAAAAAGCTAAGCGTCAATTATCTGCAACTGAAATGAAAGATATTGACAGTCTCATAAAAGCGGCTCGTGATAATCAAAATGCCACTGCCGACCGCGCTACTGACACGGTTAAAGATAATCGAAAAATGATGGGTGAAATGCCCGAGTATAAAAATACAGATGAACTAGTCGATGATGCGGTAAGAGGAGCGTTAGCAAAGTCTGATATGACTAACGAGAAACAAAATAAGCCAGCCGGTGATTTTATTTATATTCTCGTCTCCGCGTCTCTCAGCGATGCTGAAATCACCGACATTCTCAAGTTATACGATGGACGCACGGATATCGCTCTGGTTGTCCAGGGGGCAAAAGATAAAAAGAACCTGCTTGATGAACTTACCCACTGGCAGAAACTTTCCTTCGACTCCAAGTCTTCTCTGGCCGTAAACCTCGATCCAACTGTATTCAAAAACTACAACGTTAGTTCTGTACCGACCATTATCCATGAAAAAGATGGTGAGCTGGTGGCCAGGGTGACAGGCATCTATGACATCGCGTACCTGAAAGACAAGACCGGCGACCTTGGTGTGGCCGGGCCCGCTGTTGGGGTCGTAGAGAAGAACCTTATTGATGAACTACAGGAGAGTGTCGCTAAACTCGATTTTGATGGCATGAAGAAAAAGGCCATTGATAACTACTGGCCCCGCCAGGTTTTCCAGGAATTCCCGGAAGCGACAAAGCGAGCTACCAGAACCATCGATCCGACGGTCATTATCCCTCAAAACATTACTTCACCTAACGGCGATATCGTTGCAAAACGGGGGCGATTTAACCCGCTAACTGTGATGCCATTTACCATCAAGCTAATCTTTTTCGATGCACGTGAAGAATGGCAACGCCAGTTCGCCAGGTATCAGTTTGAACATACACCAGCCTCCCTCACGCCAATACTGGTCACGACAAACGTGTATGGTGATGGCTGGCAGACCTTCCGTGACACCAAGAAAGAATACGGTGACTTCGCAAGGCTATACATGATTCAGCCAGGCATGGCCGAACATTATGGTTTGATAAACGTGCCCAGCGTTGTGACAGCCGACAGTAAGCGATTCATTAATGATGAATATTCACGCAAAGATTTTGAGGAGCTGAAATGAAAAAAATTCTCTCAGTTCTGAAATCACCCAAGACCCTGGTGCTCGCATGTCTGGCTTTTACTATGCCGGTTTTTGCGGCTGACGTTTCATCACCCGTACAGAACAAGGTCTGTCATGATAACCAAGTCTTATCAGCGAAACTCATTACGGATGTTTGCTGGAACTGTATTTTCCCGATAAAGCTTGCCGGTATTAATCTGTCGATGACAGGTACTGCACCTGACAATGCAGCATCAGGGACAGTATGTGCCTGTAAGGATGGATTGAACGTCTATCACCCGGGTGTATTGACCGCGATGTGGGAACCGAGAAAGCTCATCGAGTTAACGAGAACACCCGGGTGCATGTCATCCCTAGGAGGGGTAACACTCGACCTTGGTAATGATTTGCAGTTTGGCCCGCAGACCGATGGAGCAGCCGAGGAACAGCGGGAGCGTTTCTCAATAAGTTTCTACAACGCACATATGTATGCTATGCCGTTATTAAGAATGTTGGATATGTATCTACCCGGTCAATGTAATGCCGACCCATACAGCGATTTTGATATCATTAATTTCACGGAGATTGACCCGACCTGGAATAATACGATGCTGGCATTCTTCCAGAACCCGGAATCAGCAGCTGTGGCTAACGTGATAGCAATGCAGGCTTGCGCCGGTGAAGCAGCGGCACAATTTGCAGGTAAACAGCCAATAGACTCACTTTGGTGGTGTGCCGGTTCCTGGGGTGGGCAGTATCCTTTAACTGGATCGGTACGGAGTATGGATGCCCCCAGAACAACCAGCCTGGTCGGGATCCGTATGCTGGCCGCAGAACATCGTCGTGGACTGGCCTACCGTTCGATGGGAAACGATACTGTTTGTCGCTCCAAGATTTACCCAACGTTGCCAAAGCAACAGTACAAATTGAATATGTTCTACCCTACCCCGGAGACAAAAAACAGTCATGAGGTCGGTGAGTCCCCATACCAATGGCAAGGTGGGCCTTTCCGTTATCCAACCGGTAAAGGCCAGGACAGCACCTACATGATTTTCCAGTGGGTAGATTGTTGCCGCACAATGTAATAAAAAAACCCTGCAATGCAGGGTTTTTAATTTCTGTTTTTCGTTGAATTAAGCCTGCCGTTTAATGGCCTCATTCTGATCATCATTCGCTTCATTACTGGCATCCTGCAACACCTTTGTTTCCTGGTCTACCTGGGTAGGTTCTGTCTCAGTGCTTCCAGCCAATTCTTTTTCAGCGGCCCGGCCATTGGCCTGATTAAGCTCATCAGCAGATGCCTGCGCGTG
This genomic interval carries:
- the lepB gene encoding signal peptidase I; translation: MNTPKSVWSLIFRKKRSWRQHIVFSIVVIFLTAPLTLYVLNRYEIGIDPQNNQCLPPYRIYLVDKMDKSIVKGKIYAFHSELMQPYGKGLKIVDGIAGDTVSVDPEETAINGSMVGEGLALAAESGHTEQELTRSGVVPNGRLWMMGRTRYSFDSRYWGSLDESQIIGRAYPLW
- a CDS encoding TrbC family F-type conjugative pilus assembly protein produces the protein MVKKTPFRLSILAFVTAVVFTPVWAENTGIYLSDLPSRPVSNLDNIPTRPANNYSVTDIQKAKRQLSATEMKDIDSLIKAARDNQNATADRATDTVKDNRKMMGEMPEYKNTDELVDDAVRGALAKSDMTNEKQNKPAGDFIYILVSASLSDAEITDILKLYDGRTDIALVVQGAKDKKNLLDELTHWQKLSFDSKSSLAVNLDPTVFKNYNVSSVPTIIHEKDGELVARVTGIYDIAYLKDKTGDLGVAGPAVGVVEKNLIDELQESVAKLDFDGMKKKAIDNYWPRQVFQEFPEATKRATRTIDPTVIIPQNITSPNGDIVAKRGRFNPLTVMPFTIKLIFFDAREEWQRQFARYQFEHTPASLTPILVTTNVYGDGWQTFRDTKKEYGDFARLYMIQPGMAEHYGLINVPSVVTADSKRFINDEYSRKDFEELK
- a CDS encoding TraU family protein, translated to MKKILSVLKSPKTLVLACLAFTMPVFAADVSSPVQNKVCHDNQVLSAKLITDVCWNCIFPIKLAGINLSMTGTAPDNAASGTVCACKDGLNVYHPGVLTAMWEPRKLIELTRTPGCMSSLGGVTLDLGNDLQFGPQTDGAAEEQRERFSISFYNAHMYAMPLLRMLDMYLPGQCNADPYSDFDIINFTEIDPTWNNTMLAFFQNPESAAVANVIAMQACAGEAAAQFAGKQPIDSLWWCAGSWGGQYPLTGSVRSMDAPRTTSLVGIRMLAAEHRRGLAYRSMGNDTVCRSKIYPTLPKQQYKLNMFYPTPETKNSHEVGESPYQWQGGPFRYPTGKGQDSTYMIFQWVDCCRTM